The sequence below is a genomic window from Lysobacter stagni.
CGCGCTGCGCGTCTGCCGCGAGCTGGGCATCGGCTTCGTGGCCTACAGCCCGCTTGGCCGCGGATTCCTCACCGGAGCGATCCACACCACCAGCGAACTGGCCGACAACGACTGGCGTCGACAGAACCCGCGCTTCCAGGACGGCAACATCGAGCGCAACCAGCAACTCGTGGACGCCGTGACGGACCTCGCGCGCGAACACGACTCCACGCCGGCGCAGCTGGCGCTGGCCTGGCTGCTGCATCGCGGCCCGGACATCGTGCCCATCCCGGGCACGCGTCGTATCGCGCGCCTGGACGAGAATGCCGGCGCTGCGCGCATCGACCTGACCATCGACGAACAGCGCCGCCTCGATGACGTGCTGGCCACCCACGAAGTGGCGGGTACGCGGTATCCCGCGGCGGGCATGGGTACGGTCAACGCCTGATCCATTCGCCGGCGCGCACGCGCCGGCTCCTTTCCCCCAACGAGCCCCTGCGGTCGCACGCGCGACCGCAGCGGCGTCCTGCACCCTGAAGGAGCCTCCCATGAGCATTTCCTCTGAATCCACCCTCGACATCCGCGGCAAGGTCGTCGCCATCACCGGTGCCAGCAGCGGCATCGGCGAAGCCACTGCGTTGCGCCTGGCCGCGCACGGCGCGATTCTCGCCCTCGGTGCGCGGCGCACCGACCGTCTCGACGCGCTCGCCGCTCGCATCCGCGAACACGGCGGCGAAGTCCTCGTGCAATCGCTGGATGTCACCCGCCGCGACTCGGTCGAATCCTTCATCTCCACCACGGTCGATCGCTTCGGCCGCCTCGACGTGCTGGTGAACAACGCCGGCGTGATGCCGCTCTCGCGCATGGCCGACGGCAAGGTCGACGAGTGGGAGCGCATGGTCGATGTCAACGTGAAGGGCGTGCTGTTCGGCATCGGTGCCGTGCTGCCCGTCATGCACGCACAGCAGTCCGGGCAGATCGTCAACGTCTCGTCGGTGGCCGGTCGCTTCGTGTTCCCCACCGCAGCGGTGTACTGCGCGACCAAGTTCGCGGTGCACGCACTGTCGGAAGGTCTGCGCCAGGAATCACCGTTCCTGCGGGTGACCACCATCGCGCCGGGCGCGGTGGAGTCCGAACTCACCAGCACCATCTCCGATCCGGCGATGAAGCGCGAAGTGGATGAAGTGTTCCGCAAGGACATGCTGCCGGCCGACGCCATCGCGCGTGCGATCGCCTTCGCGATCGGCCAACCCGCCGATGTGGACGTCAACGAACTGGTGGTCCGCCCGACCGCGCAGGCCTACTGATTCTTTCCGTTCGATGACAACGGTGCGGCCTGCTTCGCGCGGGCCGCATCGGTAAGCGCACGGTCGGATTGACGATGCGCATACCGCACGGCGCGCACACTGGCCTCCCCACCCGCCAGGAGGCACGCCATGAAGGCCGTCCGATTCGTCGAAGTCGGCAAGCCCGCGGAGATCGTCGATGTCCCGCAGCCGAAACCCGGCCCGGGACAAGTGCTGTTGAAGATCGGTGGTGCGGGCGTGTGCCATTCCGACCTGCACATCATGGACGAGGACCTCGGCCTCAAGGGCCCCTTCACGCTGGGTCACGAGAACGCGGGCTGGATCGCGGGCGTCGGCCAGGGCGTAGACGGCTGGAAGGAAGGTGATCCGGTCGCGGTGTACGGTCCTTGGGGTTGCGGCCGTTGCCACACGTGCCAGACCTCGGCGGAGAACTACTGCGAGAACCATGCATCGCTCGGCACCATGGGCGGCGGACTCGGTTCCGATGGCGGCATGGCCGACTACATGCTGGTGCCCTCGCCGCGCCTGCTGGTGCCGCTGGGAAAACTCGACCCCGTGCTGGCCGCGCCACTGAGCGACGCCGCACTCACGCCCTACCACGCGATCAAGTCCGCGCTGCCGATGCTCACGCCCGACACGCACGTGCTGGTGATCGGCATCGGCGGCCTCGGCCACATGGCCGTGCAGCTGCTGCAGGTGCTGTGCGCGGCAACGGTGATCGCCGGCGACATCGATGAAGCCAAGCTCGCGCACGCGAAAGAGCTGGGCGTACGGCACGTGGTCAACACGCACGACAGCAACGCGGCAGCCGAAGCGATCGGCAAGCTCACCGGTCCGCGTGGCGTAACGCTGGCGTTGGACTTCGTCGGCGCGCAGCCCACCGTGGATCTGTGCGTGCGGGTGGTGGGCCGCAACAGTCGGATCACCGTGGTCGGCCTGGCCGGCGGCACGTTGCACTACGCCGCCAACCGGCCACCGTACGGCTGCCAGGTGACCATTCCCTACTGGGGATCGCGCACCGAACTGATGGAGGTGATTTCCCTTGCCGCCGAAGGGAAGATCCATCCACTGGTCGAGAAATTCCCGCT
It includes:
- a CDS encoding SDR family oxidoreductase yields the protein MSISSESTLDIRGKVVAITGASSGIGEATALRLAAHGAILALGARRTDRLDALAARIREHGGEVLVQSLDVTRRDSVESFISTTVDRFGRLDVLVNNAGVMPLSRMADGKVDEWERMVDVNVKGVLFGIGAVLPVMHAQQSGQIVNVSSVAGRFVFPTAAVYCATKFAVHALSEGLRQESPFLRVTTIAPGAVESELTSTISDPAMKREVDEVFRKDMLPADAIARAIAFAIGQPADVDVNELVVRPTAQAY
- a CDS encoding NAD(P)-dependent alcohol dehydrogenase produces the protein MKAVRFVEVGKPAEIVDVPQPKPGPGQVLLKIGGAGVCHSDLHIMDEDLGLKGPFTLGHENAGWIAGVGQGVDGWKEGDPVAVYGPWGCGRCHTCQTSAENYCENHASLGTMGGGLGSDGGMADYMLVPSPRLLVPLGKLDPVLAAPLSDAALTPYHAIKSALPMLTPDTHVLVIGIGGLGHMAVQLLQVLCAATVIAGDIDEAKLAHAKELGVRHVVNTHDSNAAAEAIGKLTGPRGVTLALDFVGAQPTVDLCVRVVGRNSRITVVGLAGGTLHYAANRPPYGCQVTIPYWGSRTELMEVISLAAEGKIHPLVEKFPLEKAVDVYRRLREGSIKGRAVLLP